One segment of Clostridium ljungdahlii DSM 13528 DNA contains the following:
- a CDS encoding hybrid sensor histidine kinase/response regulator has product MDNMQILLNNSNVLIIDDSYYNVKILTAMFEQKEYCVRNAYSYELGLKSVRENIPDIILLKVNIGNIYGYEICGRLKASYKLQKIPVIFIIDENETINKDKIFAAGASDYITVPFNYKEVTTRVDNQLKIREIQLEMKENNDDLKKQVYEGKRQLEDITEELKEFNITLEEEITERTKTEEALRESERKFRYSIEEAPVPVMLYTQDGEVLKINRTWSYITGYTIDDIPTTSKLAEISDVFKEDIYKLSNFSEKQNSGEYSVKTKHGNIRIWDFYLACIGKLTDKRNMLIAVAVDVTEKRCMEQLQKNIEKERIRLSEIKKYDRMKTDFFANISHELRTPINLIFSAIQVYKLKLKECICENSCSDRYKYIKIMEQNCYRLLRLVNNLIDITKIDSGYFNIDEVNYNIVSLVEDTTLSIADYIKSKGLSIVFDTDVEEKIIACDPEEIERILLNLLSNAIKFTPRGGNIMVNVEDGNKSISIKVKDTGKGIPKEKLNSIFERFVQVDKSLARENEGSGIGLSLVKALVELHGGTISVKSKEGYGSEFIIHIPCKLVDGKTSSKNEYGLRKNYIEKINLEFSDIYN; this is encoded by the coding sequence ATGGATAATATGCAAATTCTTTTAAATAATTCTAATGTACTTATTATTGATGATTCCTATTACAATGTTAAAATACTTACAGCAATGTTTGAACAGAAAGAATACTGTGTTAGGAATGCTTATAGTTATGAATTAGGACTTAAATCTGTAAGAGAAAATATACCGGACATAATTTTACTTAAAGTTAATATAGGCAATATATATGGATATGAAATATGTGGAAGGTTAAAGGCTAGTTATAAACTTCAGAAAATTCCTGTTATTTTTATCATTGATGAAAATGAAACTATTAATAAAGACAAGATATTTGCTGCTGGAGCTTCTGATTATATAACTGTACCATTTAATTATAAAGAGGTTACTACACGAGTTGATAATCAGCTAAAGATTAGAGAGATACAGCTTGAAATGAAAGAAAACAATGATGATTTGAAAAAACAAGTGTATGAAGGAAAGCGTCAGTTAGAGGATATAACTGAAGAACTTAAAGAATTTAACATTACGCTGGAAGAAGAAATTACTGAACGCACAAAAACTGAAGAAGCTTTAAGAGAAAGTGAGAGAAAATTTCGTTATTCCATAGAAGAAGCTCCAGTTCCTGTAATGTTGTATACACAAGATGGTGAAGTATTAAAGATCAATAGAACGTGGAGTTACATTACAGGATATACTATTGACGATATTCCTACAACATCTAAATTAGCAGAAATATCAGATGTATTTAAAGAAGATATATACAAGCTATCAAACTTTAGTGAAAAGCAAAACAGCGGCGAATATTCTGTAAAGACAAAACATGGTAATATACGGATATGGGATTTTTACTTAGCATGTATTGGAAAGTTGACTGATAAACGAAATATGTTAATAGCAGTAGCTGTAGATGTAACCGAAAAAAGGTGTATGGAACAATTACAAAAAAACATAGAAAAAGAGAGAATTAGACTAAGTGAGATCAAAAAGTATGACAGAATGAAAACGGACTTTTTTGCCAATATTTCTCATGAACTCAGGACTCCTATTAATCTTATTTTTTCAGCCATACAGGTGTACAAACTTAAGTTAAAGGAATGTATCTGTGAGAATTCATGTTCAGATAGATACAAATATATAAAAATAATGGAACAAAATTGCTATCGCCTTTTAAGGTTGGTAAACAATTTAATTGACATAACGAAGATAGATTCGGGGTACTTTAATATAGATGAAGTTAATTATAATATAGTAAGTCTTGTAGAAGATACGACTCTTTCTATAGCTGATTATATAAAAAGTAAAGGATTATCTATAGTATTTGATACGGATGTGGAAGAAAAAATTATAGCCTGTGATCCGGAAGAAATAGAGAGAATTTTGTTGAATTTGTTATCAAATGCTATAAAATTTACTCCACGTGGTGGGAATATTATGGTTAATGTAGAAGATGGCAATAAAAGTATTTCTATAAAGGTAAAAGATACAGGCAAGGGTATTCCCAAAGAAAAGTTAAATTCTATATTTGAACGCTTTGTACAAGTTGATAAATCTCTTGCAAGAGAGAATGAAGGAAGTGGAATAGGACTTTCACTAGTAAAAGCTTTAGTAGAATTACACGGTGGAACTATATCAGTAAAAAGTAAGGAAGGTTATGGCAGCGAATTTATCATTCATATTCCATGTAAATTAGTAGATGGTAAAACTTCTAGCAAGAACGAATATGGTTTGAGGAAAAATTATATTGAAAAAATCAATTTAGAGTTTTCTGATATATATAATTAA